A window of Candidatus Polarisedimenticolia bacterium contains these coding sequences:
- a CDS encoding PBP1A family penicillin-binding protein has protein sequence MTTDTPNSQSFGRVRPPASPPPVAPPPGGPSFGSPSEPPPPRRPFWRKPRNLALLALGAIVLAVGLGSVVGYALTFDIPEVKHLQDWKPPVVTTIYGADGQVLFQFGAEKRIVVPLDQISKSFIDALVATEDSNFYEHVGVDPWGIARAIITDIVRFKKAQGGSTLTQQLARSLFLKTEKTMRRKLQEMVLALQIEKAFTKQEILAFYCNQVYMGHGRYGVEAASQYYYGKPAKEMNLPEAALLAGLVQRPEAYSPFRSPERARARRDHVLGRMAREGKIPKEEADLAIATPVEVAKAPEEENIAPYFVEEVRRYLDAKYGEVTLYEEGLEVHTTLDPAMQKAANQAVFEGLRELDKRQGFRPIKQNVLKDGGDLATFTHASWSKAPVIGRLRFGVVTEVNRKTATVRLGAYTASFGPEGIDWTKKTIPNQVIKVGDVAPFLVLGIDEAKKSLKVKLDQEPLAEGAVLALDPGTGEIKALVGGYDFNRSQFDRSMQSFRQAGSAFKPFVYTTALDAGHTLAETIFDEPTVFVDPATGDEYQPDNYYRKYYGVTTLREAMEESRNIVAVKLLNQIGYSKTIETARKMGITSPLRPYPSMALGTMEVSLIDLTTAYSIFPNQGVRVEPHFIRYVADRDGKMREESKPKVIEVLRADIAYLMTYLLEGVTESGTGAQAARDLHRPVAGKTGTTDDLADAWFVGFSPSLVAGVWVGFDQKKSLGEGETGARAALPIWIDFMKGALQGKPAETFAKPANVVYVPIDRSTGLRASVESSCPATFLEAFVEGTEPAKACSEVEHFRVSLPYFLQRFDITSNLELGLDGSTLVQLASEGQGEVEVLPGGKEIMVHYDGKDLQVRLDIARSERREAMNNLDQNGGADPKGTPPPPDGAATHFGVDGRPAVVVPIRYD, from the coding sequence CATTCGGTTCCCCCTCCGAGCCCCCACCCCCGCGCCGGCCGTTCTGGCGGAAACCGAGAAACCTCGCCCTCCTGGCGCTGGGCGCCATCGTCCTCGCGGTCGGTCTGGGATCGGTCGTCGGCTACGCCCTGACGTTCGACATTCCCGAGGTGAAGCACCTGCAGGACTGGAAACCGCCGGTCGTCACCACCATCTACGGGGCGGACGGGCAGGTGCTGTTCCAGTTCGGGGCCGAGAAGCGCATCGTGGTCCCCCTGGACCAGATCTCCAAGTCGTTCATCGACGCCCTGGTGGCGACCGAGGACTCGAACTTCTACGAGCATGTCGGCGTCGACCCCTGGGGCATCGCCCGGGCGATCATAACGGACATCGTCCGCTTCAAGAAGGCGCAGGGGGGGAGCACGCTGACGCAGCAGCTGGCGCGTTCGCTCTTTCTGAAGACGGAAAAGACGATGCGCCGCAAGCTCCAGGAGATGGTCCTGGCGCTGCAGATCGAGAAGGCGTTCACCAAGCAGGAGATTCTCGCGTTCTATTGCAACCAGGTGTACATGGGGCACGGGCGCTACGGCGTCGAGGCGGCCTCGCAGTATTACTACGGCAAGCCGGCCAAGGAGATGAACCTGCCGGAAGCGGCCCTTCTGGCCGGCCTGGTGCAGCGCCCGGAAGCCTACTCGCCGTTCCGCTCTCCCGAGCGGGCGCGGGCACGCCGGGACCACGTCCTCGGGCGGATGGCCCGGGAGGGGAAGATTCCGAAGGAGGAAGCCGACCTGGCGATCGCCACCCCCGTCGAGGTCGCCAAGGCGCCGGAGGAGGAGAACATCGCCCCCTATTTCGTCGAAGAGGTGCGCCGCTATCTCGACGCGAAATACGGCGAGGTGACTCTCTACGAGGAAGGGCTCGAAGTGCACACGACGCTCGACCCCGCGATGCAGAAAGCCGCCAATCAGGCGGTCTTCGAGGGGCTGCGCGAGCTCGACAAGCGCCAGGGATTCCGGCCGATCAAGCAGAACGTCCTGAAGGACGGCGGCGACCTGGCGACGTTCACGCACGCATCGTGGAGCAAGGCCCCCGTCATAGGCCGGTTGCGCTTCGGGGTCGTGACCGAGGTCAACAGAAAGACGGCGACGGTCCGGCTGGGCGCCTACACGGCGAGCTTCGGACCGGAGGGGATCGACTGGACCAAGAAGACGATCCCGAACCAGGTAATCAAGGTCGGTGACGTGGCCCCGTTCCTGGTCCTGGGGATCGACGAGGCGAAGAAATCCCTGAAGGTGAAGCTGGACCAGGAACCGCTGGCGGAAGGGGCCGTCCTGGCCCTCGACCCGGGAACCGGCGAGATCAAGGCGCTGGTCGGAGGCTACGATTTCAACCGCAGCCAGTTCGACCGATCGATGCAGTCCTTCCGCCAGGCGGGCTCGGCCTTCAAACCGTTCGTCTACACCACCGCCCTCGACGCCGGGCACACCCTCGCCGAGACGATCTTCGACGAGCCGACGGTCTTCGTCGACCCGGCAACGGGGGATGAATATCAGCCCGACAACTACTACCGCAAGTACTACGGCGTGACGACCCTGCGCGAGGCCATGGAGGAATCGCGCAACATCGTGGCTGTCAAGCTGCTGAATCAGATCGGCTATTCGAAGACGATTGAGACGGCGCGCAAGATGGGGATCACGAGCCCCTTGCGCCCCTACCCCTCGATGGCCCTCGGCACGATGGAGGTGTCCCTCATCGACCTGACCACCGCCTATTCGATCTTCCCGAACCAGGGGGTGCGCGTCGAGCCGCACTTCATCCGCTACGTGGCCGACCGCGACGGCAAGATGCGCGAGGAGTCGAAGCCCAAGGTGATCGAAGTGCTGCGCGCCGACATCGCCTACCTGATGACCTACCTGCTCGAAGGAGTCACCGAGAGCGGCACCGGCGCCCAGGCGGCGCGCGATCTGCACCGGCCCGTCGCCGGCAAGACGGGCACCACCGACGATCTGGCCGACGCCTGGTTCGTCGGCTTCAGCCCGTCGCTCGTGGCCGGAGTCTGGGTCGGGTTCGATCAGAAGAAGTCGCTGGGCGAAGGGGAGACCGGGGCGCGGGCCGCCCTGCCGATCTGGATCGACTTCATGAAGGGGGCCCTCCAGGGGAAGCCGGCGGAGACGTTCGCGAAGCCGGCCAACGTCGTGTACGTCCCGATCGACCGGAGCACGGGGCTGCGCGCCAGCGTCGAGTCGTCCTGCCCCGCGACGTTTCTCGAGGCCTTCGTCGAGGGGACGGAGCCCGCCAAGGCCTGCTCGGAGGTCGAGCACTTCCGCGTCTCCCTCCCCTACTTCCTGCAGCGCTTCGACATCACGTCCAACCTCGAGCTGGGCCTCGACGGAAGCACGCTGGTGCAGCTGGCGAGCGAGGGTCAGGGAGAGGTCGAGGTCCTGCCGGGCGGCAAGGAGATCATGGTGCACTACGACGGGAAAGACCTGCAGGTCCGCCTCGACATCGCCCGCTCTGAGCGCCGGGAGGCGATGAACAACCTGGACCAGAACGGCGGCGCCGACCCGAAGGGCACTCCACCCCCACCCGATGGCGCCGCCACGCACTTCGGCGTGGACGGTCGTCCCGCCGTGGTCGTTCCAATCCGGTACGATTAG